A window of the Gasterosteus aculeatus chromosome 21, fGasAcu3.hap1.1, whole genome shotgun sequence genome harbors these coding sequences:
- the kiaa1217 gene encoding sickle tail protein homolog isoform X5 gives MSKASRLTRPPSIGARSKLAPSRKECPGATGRARVLSVGEKLMRAGSDGILSRQRSFKAAAPQDKAQSENQPETPAPGQGPGEKGQDAEMLPPKSRISPPKVASQPQGSVHKQTKSNLKVTSPEDAQHVGRRQASPNGTPKGDAKGSRTVPRRHTLGGARGAREILAMQPPDMDKKREAFLEHLKQKYPHHASAIMGHQERLREQSVQGMLSSLRSELDIQRYLMKIQLPHRSRSPKHGPHSSIGDQVDHLSLASLDSLDAMSEADSPTAFTRGSRIRASLPVVRSTNQTKDRSLGVLYLLYGDETKQIRMPNEITSMDTIRALFVSAFPQQLTMKMLESPSVAVYVKDDMRNIYYELADVRNIADHSCLKVYHKDPAQAFSHGPRPANGDARMHSETMHAVRDGPPPLRQPHVGPPSHHPMQGAVPPSPHSMPPSPSRIPFGPRQGSIPGNGTIPRDRLSSANAPARSSSPCPSAILERRDVKPDEDRGGKSQSLPRGNESLYADPYLLQDGRMNMAAAHGPQPNPGIDGTDHAMGGFHRASIRSTSSYGGPSPTDTMDHPSLYRQKSRNSQLPTLGSKTPPPSPHRMAEVRMIDIHGGPPHGGPPYGGPLHGMPPHGVPPHGMPPHGVPPHGMPPHGGPPHGMPPHVLPPHGGPPHGLPPHAAPPHGVPMERSSPVRQSFRKEEVAGTKPRNNMGSPVVPDLQGPIAVASEHQTRERPPKTSSPAHSAHSSGGSPVLAAKSSTAPPATGPVPLKVNLLQFRRNVSDLRVQLHQMRQQQVQNQEALRVQLKRAEQEISVKLIEAMRGLEDPVQRQRALVEEDRHKYLVLEERVLTQLGELEQYVGSLQKDLAATQRAVTLKDVEEGAVTLRKVGESLAGLKGEFPALQTKMRSVLRVEVEAVKFLKEEPHKLDSMLKRVKSLTDTLNGLRRCAPEGPQKGPVDNSSPAAAEAPTPPARPSSSPGPLEPQSSTIKSEVMPSSPVVIHHVQSSPVHIRQSQQSAALTAQPSPPLTPSPTPSKSQDLARGGGASDPPSPAHHKKTQGNPVNNGNGPAPQGLVIEELQTSREKNKDRAMSIKAAEMEWEERRQNMGHYDGKEFEKILQEAQANMMKGIPSLEVEENPTLIPDATTERADTHSLVESLTEPQSEPHSDKPGQKGPEKLPKPVMEKPAKPSKTVATKPTESFAKQGSEKSGKSPPPPPPPRKTFSSSSSGMTTTRSGEVVFTSRRESVSAQECEEDTPPPSPQPKPNTVRPETKPKPATPPPVTPLATREEEDEGDKIMAELQVFQKCTVKDVGVKNLVEPTSRIEPQIRELRPGALLPLKEKKQSSEPTRDDKDPDIDENGNTTVRQSQGVIYYVTGQIPKEHPPPSGTEETPEHREPTQPPSQVSNVNVNDNSPSQQQQQQQQQPPPQSPPPKSPPPVTPPPISPKPVGLKGFKLPRTQVKRAESLKTSAEMEKGKNLNKMNTERKSKAIQQRVDYSKMIIPEAAATTTTAAVREAPKSSVAPPKKPPGEGSDPPTSDSNLEEYHDGASLSPDLPGEEPPPPPDNIAFMITNTKVQALSRGEYQELVDAKKGNDFQTFTLGNAPYRGSPTAEPTAPQDNGFNKKPVIIIFDEPMDIRSAYKRLSTVFECEEEMDRMLAAECIEEESEESDTERGGGQVKAAVVAVTPPKVAADHTSLSSSSSSSIPELTEGGMNLESNGDGKQDVKKKFKFKFPKKQLAALSQAIRSGTKSGKKTLQVVVYEDEEESDGTIKQHKEAKRFEITRSKSVSDAHKATRSAAPKRQKSDSLHRTDEIRKNTYKTLDSLEQTIKQLETTISEMGPQSPGEPVGTEEAECGKSSEGVGLKRSSSLPTSRGPGAKVPSKNPLLKKIKPQLLPRPVVFPTTTSTTITTTTVPSAPTTVRQNTSVASPTSRMPVPLSAKSRQSPGASDKAGKQQKLQDAQRQFRQANGSAKRVGGDHKTTSPTTPTSKIPAFYPSSTKGSSQSVQNSDATNPINPSSSSSSSSSAIKSNTLSSPASRSGSQPSSHIPSLSNGSLKLPSPSQHTGKALSFSSQTQNGRVHSSSSFSSSSSSSSTSSSSSPSPLSPTPVGPGGKSIRTIHTPSFTSYRSHNGSSGKSCIPTATAAKDAA, from the exons AGCAAACCAAAAGCAACCTGAAGGTGACGTCCCCGGAGGACGCGCAGCACGTCGGCCGCAGGCAGGCGTCCCCGAATGGGACTCCGAAGGGGGACGCCAAAGGCAGCCGGACCGTCCCCCGTAGGCACACGTTGGGGGGAGCCCGCGGCGCCCGGGAGATCCTGGCCATGCAGCCGCCGGACATGGACAAGAAGAGGGAGGCCTTCCTGGAGCACCTGAAGCAGAAGTACCCCCATCACGCCTCGGCGATCATGGGCCACCAGGAGCGGCTGCGAGAGCAG TCTGTGCAGGGCATGCTCTCCTCCCTTCGCTCAGAGCTTGACATTCAGAGGTACTTGATGAAAATCCAGTTGCCTCACAGA agCAGAAGCCCAAAGCACGGCCCACATTCCAGCATCGGCGACCAGGTTGACCACCTGTCCCTGGCCTCCCTGGATTCGCTGGACGCCATGTCCGAGGCCGACTCACCCACAGCCTTCACCCGCGGCAGCCGGATCCGTGCCAGCCTGCCCGTGGTGCGATCGACCAACCAGACCAAGGACCGCTCGCTGG GTGTGCTGTACCTGCTGTACGGGGACGAGACCAAACAGATCCGCATGCCGAACGAGATCACCAGCATGGACACGATCAGGGCCCTGTTCGTTAGTGCCTTCCCGCAGCAGCTCACCATGAAGATGCTGGAGTCGCCCAGCGTCGCCGTCTACGTCAAAGACGACATGAGGAACATTTACTACGAGCTGGCGGATGTCAG GAACATAGCGGATCACTCCTGCCTGAAGGTCTACCACAAAGACCCGGCGCAGGCCTTCAGCCACGGGCCGAGACCCGCCAATGGCGATGCCAGG ATGCACAGCGAAACGATGCATGCCGTCCGGGACGGCCCGCCCCCTCTGCGGCAGCCCCACGTGGGTCCCCCGTCACACCACCCCATGCAGGGAGCCGTTCCACCATCTCCCCACTCCAtgcccccgtccccctccaGAATCCCATTCGGCCCGCGGCAGGGCTCTATACCTGGCAACGGCACTATCCCAAGGGACCGGCTGTCCAGCGCCAACGCTCCGGCCCGCTCCAGCTCACCGTGTCCCAGCGCCATCCTGGAGAGACGGGATGTCAAGCCGGATGAGGACAGGGGCGGCAAAAGCCAGAGTCTACCAAGGGGAAACGAGAGCTTGTACGCAGACCCGTACTTGCTCCAAGATGGAAGGATGAACATGGCTGCCGCCCACGGACCACAACCCAACCCTGGGATTGATGGCACAGATCACGCCATGGGGGGATTTCACCGCGCCTCCATCCGCTCCACAAGCTCTTACGGCGGGCCGAGCCCAACGGACACTATGGATCACCCCTCTCTGTACCGCCAGAAGTCCAGGAACAGCCAGCTGCCTACTTTGGGCTCAAAGActcctcccccatcccctcACCGGATGGCTGAGGTACGGATGATTGATATCCACGGCGGGCCTCCTCATGGCGGGCCTCCTTATGGCGGACCTCTTCACGGTATGCCTCCTCATGGCGTGCCTCCTCACGGTATGCCCCCTCATGGCGTGCCTCCTCACGGTATGCCCCCTCATGGCGGACCTCCTCACGGTATGCCTCCTCACGTCTTGCCCCCTCACGGCGGGCCCCCTCACGGCTTGCCACCTCACGCTGCACCGCCTCACGGCGTTCCCATGGAGAGAAGCTCACCCGTGCGGCAGTCATTCCGGAAGGAGGAAGTGGCGGGCACCAAGCCCCGGAACAACATGGGATCACCTGTAGTTCCGGACCTCCAGGGGCCCATTGCTGTTGCCAGTGAGCATCAGACCCG TGAGAGACCACCGAAGACGTCATCTCCAGCTCACAGTGCACACAGCTCAG gtggCTCCCCAGTCTTGGCTGCCAAGAGCAGCACAGCTCCACCGGCCACGGGTCCAGTTCCTCTCAAAGTCAACCTCCTGCAGTTCAGGAGGAATGTTTCTGACCTCAGGGTGCAACTGCATCAGATGagacagcagcag GTCCAGAACCAAGAGGCACTACGAGTCCAGCTCAAGCGGGCGGAGCAGGAAATCAGTGTCAAGCTCATTGAGGCCATGCGAGGCCTGGAGGACCCTGTGCAGAGGCAGAGAGCGTTGGTGGAAGAGGACCGGCACAAGTACTTGGTTCTGGAGGAGCGTGTCCTCACGCAGCTCGG TGAGCTGGAGCAGTATGTCGGCTCCCTGCAGAAAGACTTGGCAGCGACACAAAGAGCAGTGACTCTGAAGGACGTGGAGGAGGGAGCGGTGACGCTGAGAAAGGTGGGAGAATCGCTGGCAGGGCTCAAAG gagagttcCCGGCTCTACAAACAAAAATGCGGTCCGTGCTCAGGGTGGAAGTGGAAGCAGTCAAGTTTTTAAAAGAGGAGCCTCATAAACTGGACAGCATGCTGAAAAGGGTCAAGAGCCTGACTGACACACTCAACGGTCTGAGAAG ATGTGCTCCTGAGGGCCCTCAGAAAGGACCAGTGGACAACAGCTCTCCAGCCGCAGCAGAAGCTCCCACACCGCCGGCCCGGCCCAGCTCCTCACCCGGCCCGCTGGAGCCCCAGAGCTCCACCATCAAATCAGAGGTGATGCCTTCCTCCCCGGTGGTCATCCACCACGTGCAGAGTTCCCCGGTCCACATACGGCAGTCCCAGCAGTCTGCGGCCCTGACGGCTCAGCCCAGTCCACCGCTCACCCCCAGCCCCACCCCGAGCAAGAGTCAAGACCTGGCCAGGGGAGGGGGAGCCTCGGATCCACCGAGCCCGGCCCATCATAAGAAGACACAAGGCAACCCGGTGAATAACGGCAATGGCCCGGCCCCCCAGGGTCTCGTTATAGAAGAGCTGCAGACCAGCCGGGAGAAGAACAAAGACAGAGCCATGTCCATAAAG GCAGCAGAAATGGAGTGGGAAGAGAGGAGGCAGAACATGGGTCACTATGATGGAAAGGAGTTTGAGAAGATCCTGCAGGAAGCCCAGGCAAACATGATGAAGGGCATTCCCAGTCTAGAGGTTGAAGAGAATCCAACCCTGATCCCTGACGCCACTACGGAacgagcagacacacacagccttgtGGAGTCACTGACAG AGCCCCAGTCTGAGCCTCACTCCGACAAGCCGGGCCAGAAGGGGCCTGAGAAACTCCCAAAGCCCGTGATGGAGAAACCAGCTAAACCTTCCAAGACCGTCGCCACAAAGCCGACTGAGAGCTTCGCTAAGCAGGGGTCTGAAAAGTCCGGCAAGTCCCCAccgccaccacctcctcccaggAAGActttctccagctccagctccggCATGACCACGACGCGCTCCGGCGAAGTGGTCTTTACTAGCAGGAGAGAGTCCGTCTCGGCTCAG GAGTGTGAAGAGGACACTCCACCGCCGAGTCCCCAACCAAAGCCCAACACGGTTCGTCCAGAGACCAAGCCCAAGCCAGCCACCCCTCCCCCGGTCACTCCTCTCGCTaccagggaagaggaggacgaaggcGACAAGATCATGGCAGAGCTCCAG GTTTTCCAGAAGTGCACGGTTAAGGACGTAGGGGTGAAAAATTTGGTAGAACCAACCTCTCGAATTGAACCGCAAATCAGAGAACTAAGACCGGGGGCCTTATTGCCCCTCAAAGAGAAAAAG CAGAGCTCTGAGCCCACTCGAGATGATAAAGATCCAGACATAGATGAAAATGGGAATACCACTGTCCGACAGAGCCAAGGG GTCATATACTATGTGACCGGTCAGATTCCCAAAGAGCATCCGCCCCCGTCAGGAACAGAGGAAACCCCCGAACACCGGGAGCCCACACAGCCTCCATCACAGGTGTCAAATGTCAATGTTAACGACAATTCTccaagccagcagcagcagcagcagcagcagcagccgccgccacAGTCTCCACCACCCAAATCACCACCACCTGTCACACCTCCACCTATATCACCCAAGCCCGTGGGACTGAAAGGGTTCAAACTTCCAAGGACGCAAGTCAAACGCGCTGAGTCCTTGAAGACCAGTGCAGAAATGGAGAAGGGAAAGAACCTCAATAAAATGAATACTGAAAGGAAAAGTAAAGCTATCCAGCAACGTGTTGATTATAGTAAAATGATAATACCCGAGGCTGCGGCTACCACAACGACCGCCGCCGTACGAGAGGCGCCAAAAAGTTCTGTTGCTCCACCAAAAAAGCCTCCAGGCGAGGGCAGCGATCCACCAACATCCGACTCTAACCTTGAGGAGTATCATGACGGGGCGAGTCTCAGTCCGGACTTGCCTGGAGAAGagccgcccccgccccccgacaACATAGCCTTTATGATCACCAACACCAAAGTTCAGGCCCTTTCCCGTGGCGAGTACCAGGAACTGGTCGACGCCAAAAAGGGAAACGACTTCCAGACTTTTACTTTAGGCAATGCGCCTTACCGGGGCAGCCCGACCGCAGAACCCACCGCGCCGCAGGATAACGGCTTCAACAAGAAGcccgtcatcatcatctttgaCGAGCCCATGGACATCCGGTCCGCGTACAAGCGCCTGTCCACCGTCTTTGAATGCGAAGAGGAAATGGACAGGATGCTGGCGGCGGAGTGCAtcgaggaggagagcgaggagtcGGACACCgagagggggggcgggcaggttAAAGCGGCGGTGGTCGCCGTCACTCCTCCGAAGGTCGCCGCCGACCACACCAGCTTGTCATCCTCGTCTTCGTCGTCGATCCCCGAGCTCACCGAGGGCGGGATGAATTTGGAGTCAAACGGCGACGGCAAGCAGGATGTCAAGAAGAAGTTCAAATTTAAGTTCCCCAAGAAGCAACTGGCGGCCCTGAGCCAGGCAATTCGCTCGGGCACCAAGTCCGGAAAGAAGACTTTGCAGGTGGTCGTGTacgaagatgaggaggaatccGACGGTACCATCAAACAGCACAAAGAAGCGAAGAGATTTGAGATCACGCGCTCAAAGTCCGTATCGGACGCACACAAGGCGACGCGCTCAGCCGCGCCGAAGAGGCAGAAGTCCGACTCCCTCCACAGGACGGACGAGATCCGGAAGAACACCTACAAGACACTGGACAGCCTGGAGCAGACCATCAAGCAGCTGGAGACCACCATTAGTGAGATGGGGCCGCAGTCCCCCGGGGAGCCGGTCGGCACGGAGGAAGCGGAGTGCGGGAAAAGCTCGGAAGGAGTGGGGCTGAAGAGGTCTTCCTCTCTCCCCACCTCCAGAGGGCCAGGCGCTAAGGTACCCAGCAAAAATCCACTGCTGAAGAAGATTAAACCTCAACTCCTTCCTCGCCCTGTAGTCTTCCCTActaccaccagcaccaccatcaccaccaccactgtCCCCAGTGCCCCCACCACCGTACGACAG AACACCAGTGTCGCTTCCCCTACTAGTCGGATGCCCGTCCCTTTGTCTGCGAAGTCCAGGCAGTCGCCGGGTGCCTCTGACAaagcaggaaaacaacaaaaactgcaGGACGCTCAGAGGCAGTTTCGACAG GCTAACGGAAGTGCTAAAAGAGTGGGAGGGGATCATAAAACTACTTCCCCTACTACCCCCACCTCTAAAATCCCTGCTTTTTACCCTAGCTCTACTAAAGGCAGCTCCCAGTCTGTGCAAAACTCCGATGCAACTAATCCCATtaacccttcctcctcctcctcctcctcctcctctgcaataAAGTCCAACACCCTGTCCTCCCCCGCTTCTCGTTCCGGTTCCCAACCCTCTTCCCACATCCCCTCCCTGTCTAACGGATCTCTCAAACTCCCCTCACCCTCACAGCACACCGGTAAAGCTCTCTCGTTCTCCTCGCAGACTCAGAATGGTCGAGTGcactcctcctcttcattctcctcctcttcctcatcctcctccacctcctcctcctcctccccctcccctctgtcgCCCACTCCTGTGGGCCCAGGCGGAAAGAGCATCCGCACCATACACACCCCCAGCTTCACCAGCTACAGGTCCCACAACGGCAGCAGCGGCAAATCCTGCATCCCGACAGCCACGGCAGCAAAGGACGCCGCTTAG
- the kiaa1217 gene encoding sickle tail protein homolog isoform X28 encodes MSKASRLTRPPSIGARSKLAPSRKECPGATGRARVLSVGEKLMRAGSDGILSRQRSFKAAAPQDKAQSENQPETPAPGQGPGEKGQDAEMLPPKSRISPPKVASQPQGSVHKQTKSNLKVTSPEDAQHVGRRQASPNGTPKGDAKGSRTVPRRHTLGGARGAREILAMQPPDMDKKREAFLEHLKQKYPHHASAIMGHQERLREQSVQGMLSSLRSELDIQRYLMKIQLPHRSRSPKHGPHSSIGDQVDHLSLASLDSLDAMSEADSPTAFTRGSRIRASLPVVRSTNQTKDRSLGVLYLLYGDETKQIRMPNEITSMDTIRALFVSAFPQQLTMKMLESPSVAVYVKDDMRNIYYELADVRNIADHSCLKVYHKDPAQAFSHGPRPANGDARMHSETMHAVRDGPPPLRQPHVGPPSHHPMQGAVPPSPHSMPPSPSRIPFGPRQGSIPGNGTIPRDRLSSANAPARSSSPCPSAILERRDVKPDEDRGGKSQSLPRGNESLYADPYLLQDGRMNMAAAHGPQPNPGIDGTDHAMGGFHRASIRSTSSYGGPSPTDTMDHPSLYRQKSRNSQLPTLGSKTPPPSPHRMAEVRMIDIHGGPPHGGPPYGGPLHGMPPHGVPPHGMPPHGVPPHGMPPHGGPPHGMPPHVLPPHGGPPHGLPPHAAPPHGVPMERSSPVRQSFRKEEVAGTKPRNNMGSPVVPDLQGPIAVASEHQTRVRMKAMEQQIASLTGLVQHALLKEPNTSGTKELLSERPPKTSSPAHSAHSSGGSPVLAAKSSTAPPATGPVPLKVNLLQFRRNVSDLRVQLHQMRQQQVQNQEALRVQLKRAEQEISVKLIEAMRGLEDPVQRQRALVEEDRHKYLVLEERVLTQLGELEQYVGSLQKDLAATQRAVTLKDVEEGAVTLRKVGESLAGLKGEFPALQTKMRSVLRVEVEAVKFLKEEPHKLDSMLKRVKSLTDTLNGLRRCAPEGPQKGPVDNSSPAAAEAPTPPARPSSSPGPLEPQSSTIKSEVMPSSPVVIHHVQSSPVHIRQSQQSAALTAQPSPPLTPSPTPSKSQDLARGGGASDPPSPAHHKKTQGNPVNNGNGPAPQGLVIEELQTSREKNKDRAMSIKAAEMEWEERRQNMGHYDGKEFEKILQEAQANMMKGIPSLEVEENPTLIPDATTERADTHSLVESLTEPQSEPHSDKPGQKGPEKLPKPVMEKPAKPSKTVATKPTESFAKQGSEKSGKSPPPPPPPRKTFSSSSSGMTTTRSGEVVFTSRRESVSAQECEEDTPPPSPQPKPNTVRPETKPKPATPPPVTPLATREEEDEGDKIMAELQSSEPTRDDKDPDIDENGNTTVRQSQGVIYYVTGQIPKEHPPPSGTEETPEHREPTQPPSQNTSVASPTSRMPVPLSAKSRQSPGASDKAGKQQKLQDAQRQFRQANGSAKRVGGDHKTTSPTTPTSKIPAFYPSSTKGSSQSVQNSDATNPINPSSSSSSSSSAIKSNTLSSPASRSGSQPSSHIPSLSNGSLKLPSPSQHTGKALSFSSQTQNGRVHSSSSFSSSSSSSSTSSSSSPSPLSPTPVGPGGKSIRTIHTPSFTSYRSHNGSSGKSCIPTATAAKDAA; translated from the exons AGCAAACCAAAAGCAACCTGAAGGTGACGTCCCCGGAGGACGCGCAGCACGTCGGCCGCAGGCAGGCGTCCCCGAATGGGACTCCGAAGGGGGACGCCAAAGGCAGCCGGACCGTCCCCCGTAGGCACACGTTGGGGGGAGCCCGCGGCGCCCGGGAGATCCTGGCCATGCAGCCGCCGGACATGGACAAGAAGAGGGAGGCCTTCCTGGAGCACCTGAAGCAGAAGTACCCCCATCACGCCTCGGCGATCATGGGCCACCAGGAGCGGCTGCGAGAGCAG TCTGTGCAGGGCATGCTCTCCTCCCTTCGCTCAGAGCTTGACATTCAGAGGTACTTGATGAAAATCCAGTTGCCTCACAGA agCAGAAGCCCAAAGCACGGCCCACATTCCAGCATCGGCGACCAGGTTGACCACCTGTCCCTGGCCTCCCTGGATTCGCTGGACGCCATGTCCGAGGCCGACTCACCCACAGCCTTCACCCGCGGCAGCCGGATCCGTGCCAGCCTGCCCGTGGTGCGATCGACCAACCAGACCAAGGACCGCTCGCTGG GTGTGCTGTACCTGCTGTACGGGGACGAGACCAAACAGATCCGCATGCCGAACGAGATCACCAGCATGGACACGATCAGGGCCCTGTTCGTTAGTGCCTTCCCGCAGCAGCTCACCATGAAGATGCTGGAGTCGCCCAGCGTCGCCGTCTACGTCAAAGACGACATGAGGAACATTTACTACGAGCTGGCGGATGTCAG GAACATAGCGGATCACTCCTGCCTGAAGGTCTACCACAAAGACCCGGCGCAGGCCTTCAGCCACGGGCCGAGACCCGCCAATGGCGATGCCAGG ATGCACAGCGAAACGATGCATGCCGTCCGGGACGGCCCGCCCCCTCTGCGGCAGCCCCACGTGGGTCCCCCGTCACACCACCCCATGCAGGGAGCCGTTCCACCATCTCCCCACTCCAtgcccccgtccccctccaGAATCCCATTCGGCCCGCGGCAGGGCTCTATACCTGGCAACGGCACTATCCCAAGGGACCGGCTGTCCAGCGCCAACGCTCCGGCCCGCTCCAGCTCACCGTGTCCCAGCGCCATCCTGGAGAGACGGGATGTCAAGCCGGATGAGGACAGGGGCGGCAAAAGCCAGAGTCTACCAAGGGGAAACGAGAGCTTGTACGCAGACCCGTACTTGCTCCAAGATGGAAGGATGAACATGGCTGCCGCCCACGGACCACAACCCAACCCTGGGATTGATGGCACAGATCACGCCATGGGGGGATTTCACCGCGCCTCCATCCGCTCCACAAGCTCTTACGGCGGGCCGAGCCCAACGGACACTATGGATCACCCCTCTCTGTACCGCCAGAAGTCCAGGAACAGCCAGCTGCCTACTTTGGGCTCAAAGActcctcccccatcccctcACCGGATGGCTGAGGTACGGATGATTGATATCCACGGCGGGCCTCCTCATGGCGGGCCTCCTTATGGCGGACCTCTTCACGGTATGCCTCCTCATGGCGTGCCTCCTCACGGTATGCCCCCTCATGGCGTGCCTCCTCACGGTATGCCCCCTCATGGCGGACCTCCTCACGGTATGCCTCCTCACGTCTTGCCCCCTCACGGCGGGCCCCCTCACGGCTTGCCACCTCACGCTGCACCGCCTCACGGCGTTCCCATGGAGAGAAGCTCACCCGTGCGGCAGTCATTCCGGAAGGAGGAAGTGGCGGGCACCAAGCCCCGGAACAACATGGGATCACCTGTAGTTCCGGACCTCCAGGGGCCCATTGCTGTTGCCAGTGAGCATCAGACCCG AGTGCGAATGAAGGCTATGGAGCAACAGATTGCCAGCTTGACTGGTCTTGTTCAGCATGCACTTTTAAAGGAGCCAAACACTAGTGGCACCAAGGAGCTACTAAG TGAGAGACCACCGAAGACGTCATCTCCAGCTCACAGTGCACACAGCTCAG gtggCTCCCCAGTCTTGGCTGCCAAGAGCAGCACAGCTCCACCGGCCACGGGTCCAGTTCCTCTCAAAGTCAACCTCCTGCAGTTCAGGAGGAATGTTTCTGACCTCAGGGTGCAACTGCATCAGATGagacagcagcag GTCCAGAACCAAGAGGCACTACGAGTCCAGCTCAAGCGGGCGGAGCAGGAAATCAGTGTCAAGCTCATTGAGGCCATGCGAGGCCTGGAGGACCCTGTGCAGAGGCAGAGAGCGTTGGTGGAAGAGGACCGGCACAAGTACTTGGTTCTGGAGGAGCGTGTCCTCACGCAGCTCGG TGAGCTGGAGCAGTATGTCGGCTCCCTGCAGAAAGACTTGGCAGCGACACAAAGAGCAGTGACTCTGAAGGACGTGGAGGAGGGAGCGGTGACGCTGAGAAAGGTGGGAGAATCGCTGGCAGGGCTCAAAG gagagttcCCGGCTCTACAAACAAAAATGCGGTCCGTGCTCAGGGTGGAAGTGGAAGCAGTCAAGTTTTTAAAAGAGGAGCCTCATAAACTGGACAGCATGCTGAAAAGGGTCAAGAGCCTGACTGACACACTCAACGGTCTGAGAAG ATGTGCTCCTGAGGGCCCTCAGAAAGGACCAGTGGACAACAGCTCTCCAGCCGCAGCAGAAGCTCCCACACCGCCGGCCCGGCCCAGCTCCTCACCCGGCCCGCTGGAGCCCCAGAGCTCCACCATCAAATCAGAGGTGATGCCTTCCTCCCCGGTGGTCATCCACCACGTGCAGAGTTCCCCGGTCCACATACGGCAGTCCCAGCAGTCTGCGGCCCTGACGGCTCAGCCCAGTCCACCGCTCACCCCCAGCCCCACCCCGAGCAAGAGTCAAGACCTGGCCAGGGGAGGGGGAGCCTCGGATCCACCGAGCCCGGCCCATCATAAGAAGACACAAGGCAACCCGGTGAATAACGGCAATGGCCCGGCCCCCCAGGGTCTCGTTATAGAAGAGCTGCAGACCAGCCGGGAGAAGAACAAAGACAGAGCCATGTCCATAAAG GCAGCAGAAATGGAGTGGGAAGAGAGGAGGCAGAACATGGGTCACTATGATGGAAAGGAGTTTGAGAAGATCCTGCAGGAAGCCCAGGCAAACATGATGAAGGGCATTCCCAGTCTAGAGGTTGAAGAGAATCCAACCCTGATCCCTGACGCCACTACGGAacgagcagacacacacagccttgtGGAGTCACTGACAG AGCCCCAGTCTGAGCCTCACTCCGACAAGCCGGGCCAGAAGGGGCCTGAGAAACTCCCAAAGCCCGTGATGGAGAAACCAGCTAAACCTTCCAAGACCGTCGCCACAAAGCCGACTGAGAGCTTCGCTAAGCAGGGGTCTGAAAAGTCCGGCAAGTCCCCAccgccaccacctcctcccaggAAGActttctccagctccagctccggCATGACCACGACGCGCTCCGGCGAAGTGGTCTTTACTAGCAGGAGAGAGTCCGTCTCGGCTCAG GAGTGTGAAGAGGACACTCCACCGCCGAGTCCCCAACCAAAGCCCAACACGGTTCGTCCAGAGACCAAGCCCAAGCCAGCCACCCCTCCCCCGGTCACTCCTCTCGCTaccagggaagaggaggacgaaggcGACAAGATCATGGCAGAGCTCCAG AGCTCTGAGCCCACTCGAGATGATAAAGATCCAGACATAGATGAAAATGGGAATACCACTGTCCGACAGAGCCAAGGG GTCATATACTATGTGACCGGTCAGATTCCCAAAGAGCATCCGCCCCCGTCAGGAACAGAGGAAACCCCCGAACACCGGGAGCCCACACAGCCTCCATCACAG AACACCAGTGTCGCTTCCCCTACTAGTCGGATGCCCGTCCCTTTGTCTGCGAAGTCCAGGCAGTCGCCGGGTGCCTCTGACAaagcaggaaaacaacaaaaactgcaGGACGCTCAGAGGCAGTTTCGACAG GCTAACGGAAGTGCTAAAAGAGTGGGAGGGGATCATAAAACTACTTCCCCTACTACCCCCACCTCTAAAATCCCTGCTTTTTACCCTAGCTCTACTAAAGGCAGCTCCCAGTCTGTGCAAAACTCCGATGCAACTAATCCCATtaacccttcctcctcctcctcctcctcctcctctgcaataAAGTCCAACACCCTGTCCTCCCCCGCTTCTCGTTCCGGTTCCCAACCCTCTTCCCACATCCCCTCCCTGTCTAACGGATCTCTCAAACTCCCCTCACCCTCACAGCACACCGGTAAAGCTCTCTCGTTCTCCTCGCAGACTCAGAATGGTCGAGTGcactcctcctcttcattctcctcctcttcctcatcctcctccacctcctcctcctcctccccctcccctctgtcgCCCACTCCTGTGGGCCCAGGCGGAAAGAGCATCCGCACCATACACACCCCCAGCTTCACCAGCTACAGGTCCCACAACGGCAGCAGCGGCAAATCCTGCATCCCGACAGCCACGGCAGCAAAGGACGCCGCTTAG